A region from the Desulfoglaeba alkanexedens ALDC genome encodes:
- a CDS encoding heavy metal translocating P-type ATPase — protein sequence MTEGDHPPKHRLQVVHDIPGRIRIRSPYLGDPFVDTRYLEAFLQAVPGIESVRLNKPAACVAVRYDDGAGTRKKILDVLECPPGEIHCQTYDFSHPPDLTKTIRVALSLILVPFLPMRLRALLTWFTALPILVKGADAILNEGVTVEVLDAGAVTFTLMRRDYFSSNAIVLLLTFGDYLQELTEYKSNRLLLSLYKQEVEWVWVEVGGVETRFPVDEVKVGDIVVCGHGELIPVDGVVVEGAAAINASSITGEPLPVDATPGTEVFSGTVIEEGRIKIRAVRVGSESTTAKISQYIEKSLKNKSRVQTESETMANRLVPLTFGMGLGIFAVTGDIRRASAALTVDYSCALKLCSPVAVKTGMNSAAQGGLVIKGASALEAFSKVDTFVFDKTGTLTQGSPEVTDIVSFGECSQNEVLALAASAEAHYKHPIASAIATASKQRGVPLIEAGECDFIVAHGVSAFVASHEVLVGNRHFVAEDEGIDCSMGEESARALHAEGKSTLYVAKDGELAGLIAIRDVIRPEANAALWRLKSLGIKHLVVLTGDQKEAAEAVKRALPITEIHWNLLPEEKAVILERLKAEGRSIAFVGDGVNDAPALIRADVGVSMPGGADLARQTAQVLLLREDLMTLPFAREISQRVMSVLRNNFRLTVGINSAVLLMALTGLASPLAAAILHNGTTIGLLTYAMRATTLRPQGESEEFHAMPLMRANGGFVNPDALLNGER from the coding sequence ATGACAGAGGGAGACCACCCGCCAAAACACCGGCTGCAAGTCGTTCACGATATACCGGGCCGAATCCGGATTCGCAGCCCATATTTGGGTGATCCGTTTGTGGACACCCGTTACCTGGAGGCCTTCCTCCAGGCGGTTCCCGGCATAGAAAGTGTTCGGTTGAACAAACCGGCCGCCTGCGTGGCGGTTCGTTATGATGACGGCGCCGGCACCCGAAAGAAGATTCTCGATGTCTTGGAATGTCCTCCCGGGGAGATCCATTGCCAAACGTACGATTTTTCCCATCCCCCGGACCTGACCAAGACCATCCGGGTGGCCTTGTCTCTTATTCTTGTGCCGTTCTTGCCTATGCGCCTTCGGGCGCTCCTGACCTGGTTCACGGCGCTGCCGATTCTGGTCAAGGGCGCGGACGCCATCCTCAACGAAGGGGTTACGGTCGAGGTCCTGGATGCCGGGGCTGTTACGTTTACCCTGATGCGGCGGGACTACTTCTCATCCAACGCCATTGTGCTGTTGTTGACCTTCGGGGATTATTTGCAGGAACTCACGGAATACAAATCCAACCGCCTCCTCTTGAGCCTCTACAAACAGGAGGTCGAATGGGTATGGGTTGAAGTGGGCGGCGTAGAGACACGGTTTCCCGTGGACGAGGTAAAGGTGGGAGATATCGTCGTTTGCGGCCACGGGGAACTCATTCCCGTGGACGGGGTGGTGGTGGAAGGGGCCGCTGCCATCAATGCCAGTTCCATCACGGGAGAACCCCTGCCTGTGGATGCGACGCCGGGTACCGAGGTGTTTTCGGGGACGGTGATCGAAGAGGGCCGCATCAAGATCAGGGCCGTACGGGTCGGCTCCGAATCCACTACGGCCAAGATCAGCCAGTATATTGAAAAATCGCTCAAGAACAAATCTCGGGTGCAGACCGAGTCGGAAACCATGGCCAACCGTCTGGTGCCTCTGACCTTCGGGATGGGCCTTGGCATCTTTGCCGTCACCGGAGATATCCGGCGTGCCTCGGCCGCCCTGACCGTGGACTATTCCTGCGCCCTGAAACTGTGCAGTCCGGTCGCGGTCAAGACCGGCATGAACTCGGCCGCTCAGGGGGGTCTGGTGATCAAGGGCGCCTCAGCGTTGGAGGCCTTTTCAAAGGTCGATACCTTTGTGTTTGACAAGACCGGCACCCTCACCCAGGGGTCTCCGGAGGTGACGGACATTGTCTCTTTCGGTGAATGCAGCCAAAACGAGGTGCTGGCCCTGGCCGCCTCCGCGGAAGCGCACTACAAGCACCCGATTGCCTCGGCTATTGCGACGGCTTCAAAACAACGGGGCGTGCCGCTTATTGAGGCCGGGGAATGTGATTTTATCGTTGCACATGGGGTTTCCGCTTTTGTGGCTTCCCACGAGGTGTTAGTGGGAAACCGTCATTTTGTGGCTGAAGACGAGGGGATTGATTGCAGCATGGGCGAGGAAAGCGCCAGGGCGCTCCACGCCGAAGGAAAATCGACCCTTTATGTTGCAAAGGACGGCGAATTGGCCGGATTAATCGCCATTCGTGACGTGATTCGGCCCGAGGCGAATGCGGCCCTTTGGCGATTGAAATCCCTGGGAATAAAGCATCTGGTGGTTCTTACCGGCGATCAGAAAGAAGCGGCCGAGGCCGTCAAACGGGCGCTGCCCATCACAGAGATTCACTGGAATCTACTGCCCGAGGAAAAGGCCGTCATCCTTGAAAGGCTCAAGGCCGAAGGCCGTTCCATCGCCTTTGTCGGCGACGGCGTCAACGATGCGCCGGCCCTGATTCGAGCCGATGTGGGGGTTTCCATGCCCGGCGGCGCGGACCTGGCCAGGCAAACGGCCCAGGTGCTGCTCTTGAGGGAGGACCTGATGACGCTTCCCTTTGCCCGGGAGATTTCCCAGCGCGTCATGAGCGTTTTGCGAAACAACTTTCGTTTGACCGTGGGAATCAATAGTGCCGTGTTGCTGATGGCGCTCACGGGCCTTGCGTCTCCATTGGCCGCAGCGATCCTTCACAACGGCACTACCATTGGACTTCTGACCTATGCCATGCGCGCCACCACGCTGCGGCCCCAAGGGGAATCAGAAGAATTTCATGCAATGCCGCTGATGCGAGCCAATGGGGGATTCGTAAACCCGGACGCGCTTTTGAACGGAGAACGATGA
- the feoB gene encoding ferrous iron transport protein B codes for MTDKKILVALAGQPNCGKSTVFNALTGASQHVANYPGVTVDKMSGRYRYDGRTVEVVDLPGTYSLTSYSPEERVSRDFILHEKPSLVVNVTDASNLKRSLYLTFQLLEMEIPLVLNLNMMDVANRLGVVIDTEGLAEHLGVAVVPTSMRDGTGKKALMHAVDAAAAAAGGSRKTAVRIDYGEMEPFLRDIEKRLADETTLPAFYPSRWVAIKLMEGDSEVQRLVRADSPRAEHLLRFVERLRNDFEDRVGEAPELFIAHRRYREADDIERRYVTPGRQGVGTLSDRIDRVVCHRLLGPIVLVGVIWLLYYLSIVQGYRITNYTWPLLAKIRSLAEAVTPQPGFIEIPMLRALVLWFVDSVNALLNYIPIFFILFGLIAILEDSGYMPRMAFIMDRLFSRYGLHGQSTLPMVLGGIYVGGCAVPGVMACKGIPDERSRLATILIIPLLNCLAKVPLYVLLINIYFAAHKAWAMFFISTISLLMVLPISRILTMTVLRDKETAPFVMEMPPYHLPTVRGVLGRAVERVWLFIRKITTIVAAVAVVIFVLLQFPGIDDERMAYYETRKEKAIAVFQEKISKVPYAAELQGHNLMALVRYWDDYKGDKMLVRGREAMDALNAEYEKRNPLFFKIVQPGADKDAKTINRAFKGLYRERQALLREMRKERIDKSFLGRLGRWLEPATRFAGFNWRVNVALLSAFAAKESSVATLGALYEPEERGEALETRMARGEEGFTPLHALALMLFMVLYPPCLATSIAVKLQSGSVKWMLFSMFYPMALGLIVAVAVFSGGSALGLTGLQAMIVFYGLALGFTIFMGIYKQQPQFN; via the coding sequence GTGACCGATAAAAAGATCCTCGTGGCCCTGGCCGGCCAGCCCAACTGCGGCAAGTCCACCGTCTTCAACGCCCTGACCGGCGCCAGCCAGCACGTGGCCAACTACCCCGGGGTCACGGTTGACAAAATGTCCGGCCGCTACCGCTACGACGGCCGCACGGTGGAGGTGGTGGATCTGCCGGGCACCTACAGCCTGACCTCCTATTCGCCCGAGGAGCGGGTCTCGCGTGATTTTATCCTGCACGAAAAGCCCTCGCTGGTGGTCAACGTCACCGACGCTTCCAACCTCAAGCGCAGTCTTTATCTCACCTTTCAACTGCTGGAGATGGAAATTCCGCTGGTGCTCAACCTGAACATGATGGACGTGGCCAACCGGCTGGGGGTGGTCATCGATACCGAAGGGCTGGCGGAACACCTGGGAGTGGCGGTGGTGCCGACGAGCATGAGAGACGGAACGGGCAAGAAGGCCCTCATGCACGCCGTGGACGCCGCCGCCGCTGCGGCCGGAGGTAGCCGAAAAACGGCGGTGCGTATCGACTATGGGGAGATGGAACCTTTTTTGCGGGATATCGAAAAAAGGTTGGCCGATGAAACCACCCTGCCAGCCTTCTATCCGTCCCGCTGGGTGGCCATCAAGTTGATGGAAGGCGACAGCGAGGTACAACGCTTGGTGCGCGCCGACAGCCCGCGCGCGGAGCATCTGCTGCGCTTCGTCGAACGGCTGCGCAACGATTTCGAGGATCGTGTCGGCGAAGCTCCCGAGCTGTTCATCGCCCACCGGCGTTACCGCGAAGCCGACGATATCGAGCGTCGCTATGTAACACCGGGCCGACAGGGAGTGGGCACTCTTTCGGATCGCATCGACAGGGTGGTTTGCCACCGGCTTCTCGGTCCCATCGTTCTCGTGGGGGTCATCTGGCTCCTCTACTATCTGTCCATCGTTCAAGGATATCGCATTACCAACTACACCTGGCCACTGCTGGCAAAGATTCGTTCTCTGGCGGAAGCCGTCACTCCCCAGCCGGGCTTCATCGAAATCCCCATGTTGCGGGCTCTGGTGCTCTGGTTCGTCGACAGCGTCAACGCCCTTTTAAACTACATCCCGATCTTCTTCATCCTCTTCGGGCTCATCGCCATCCTCGAGGACAGCGGCTACATGCCACGCATGGCCTTCATCATGGACAGGCTCTTTTCCCGCTACGGCCTGCACGGTCAGTCGACCCTGCCCATGGTCCTGGGAGGCATCTACGTCGGCGGCTGCGCCGTGCCAGGGGTCATGGCCTGCAAGGGAATCCCGGACGAGCGTTCGCGCCTGGCCACCATCCTGATCATCCCGCTGCTCAACTGCCTGGCCAAGGTGCCCCTCTACGTGCTGCTGATCAACATCTACTTCGCCGCCCACAAGGCCTGGGCGATGTTTTTCATCTCCACCATCAGCCTGCTGATGGTGCTGCCGATCTCGCGCATCCTGACCATGACGGTGCTGCGGGACAAGGAGACGGCGCCCTTCGTCATGGAAATGCCCCCCTACCACCTGCCCACGGTGCGCGGGGTGTTGGGCCGGGCGGTGGAACGGGTCTGGCTCTTCATCCGCAAGATCACCACCATCGTGGCGGCGGTGGCCGTGGTGATCTTCGTCCTACTGCAGTTTCCTGGAATCGACGACGAACGTATGGCCTACTACGAGACCCGTAAGGAAAAGGCGATCGCCGTCTTCCAGGAAAAAATCAGCAAGGTCCCCTACGCCGCCGAACTCCAGGGCCACAACCTCATGGCCCTGGTGCGCTACTGGGACGACTACAAGGGCGACAAGATGCTTGTCAGGGGAAGGGAGGCGATGGACGCCCTGAACGCCGAATACGAAAAGCGCAATCCGCTCTTTTTCAAGATCGTTCAGCCCGGGGCGGACAAGGACGCCAAGACGATCAACCGGGCTTTCAAGGGTCTGTACCGGGAGCGCCAGGCGCTTCTGCGGGAGATGCGCAAGGAGAGAATCGACAAGAGTTTTCTCGGCCGCCTGGGCCGATGGCTGGAGCCGGCCACCCGTTTCGCGGGCTTCAACTGGCGCGTCAACGTCGCCTTGCTCAGCGCCTTCGCCGCCAAGGAGAGCAGCGTGGCGACCCTCGGCGCGCTCTACGAACCCGAAGAACGGGGCGAAGCCCTGGAAACGCGCATGGCTCGGGGCGAGGAGGGGTTCACCCCCTTGCACGCCCTGGCGCTGATGCTCTTCATGGTGCTCTACCCACCGTGCCTGGCCACTTCCATCGCCGTCAAGCTCCAGTCGGGTTCCGTTAAATGGATGCTCTTTTCGATGTTCTACCCGATGGCGCTGGGGCTGATCGTGGCGGTGGCGGTTTTCTCCGGCGGCAGCGCCCTCGGGCTTACCGGGCTCCAGGCCATGATCGTCTTCTACGGCCTGGCACTCGGCTTTACGATCTTCATGGGCATTTACAAACAGCAACCGCAATTCAATTAG
- a CDS encoding DUF4198 domain-containing protein, translating into MRKIVVAATILSLLLATPALAHFQMIYTPESALVQGSEISLDLVFTHPFEAGHTMDMGQPEQFFVVRKGKKTDLLPTLKPMVWTSLTNSGAAYETTFKLRGMGDNAFCLVPAPYYEKQEDIYIQQITKLIVNTGGFPTDWDAPVGLPAEIVPLDKPYALWTGNVFRGVVLSDGKPVPNAEIEVEYLNHAPLPEKNAFAKEAEVEAPQDAFVTMGIRANADGEFVFGIPRAGWWGFCALGVGPAKTFEGKELSQDAVIWVQARDMK; encoded by the coding sequence ATGCGGAAAATCGTCGTTGCGGCAACAATTCTGTCTCTCCTTCTGGCTACGCCGGCGTTGGCCCACTTTCAGATGATTTACACCCCCGAGTCGGCGCTGGTACAGGGGAGCGAAATCAGTCTGGACCTGGTGTTCACCCATCCCTTCGAAGCCGGCCATACGATGGATATGGGGCAACCGGAGCAGTTTTTCGTCGTGCGCAAGGGAAAGAAAACCGATCTTCTACCCACCCTCAAACCGATGGTCTGGACCAGCTTGACCAATAGCGGAGCGGCCTACGAAACCACTTTCAAGCTGCGGGGCATGGGCGACAACGCCTTCTGCCTGGTGCCGGCCCCCTATTACGAAAAGCAAGAAGACATCTATATCCAACAGATCACTAAACTAATTGTGAACACCGGCGGGTTCCCCACTGACTGGGATGCCCCGGTGGGCCTGCCGGCCGAGATCGTGCCCTTGGACAAGCCCTACGCCCTGTGGACCGGCAACGTCTTTCGCGGGGTCGTGTTGAGTGACGGCAAGCCGGTGCCCAACGCCGAGATCGAAGTCGAGTACCTCAACCACGCCCCGCTGCCGGAGAAGAACGCCTTTGCCAAAGAGGCTGAAGTCGAGGCGCCCCAGGACGCCTTCGTCACCATGGGCATCCGTGCCAACGCCGACGGGGAGTTCGTCTTCGGCATCCCTCGGGCCGGCTGGTGGGGCTTTTGCGCGCTCGGCGTGGGACCTGCCAAGACGTTCGAGGGCAAGGAGCTGTCCCAGGACGCGGTGATCTGGGTCCAGGCTCGGGATATGAAATAG
- a CDS encoding heavy metal translocating P-type ATPase, whose product MTAMNTGSEKFRVKSRIPGRLRLRVPAIRFSKERADALQAWLSSHPSVVSAEARPRSASVILFFDPHHMEASVILDIVSSALSGVLHGPLDRVSLSGHTACGLDCKVCHPIPRTLKRQSLKGRLVEVVAITAFVGYTLIRRLLFKSPLAQGPFSIVAGVALIAAIPLFRHALEDLRQGKAMSLFPFLAGTCVLAIAMGEAMTALEVIWILRVGMLLEDYVAEQSRRAISEILQVATKDTYILVDGVEVQVPVDQVQKGDLLIVHTGEKIPVDGIVERGEALVDEAHITGRAEPELRSTGDRVFAGTIVQKGVIVVSAEKVGDDTYLCRILHMVEDAIENRAPAEKQADVLAGRLFRLGAFATVTTLLLTADPLRAFTVMLVMACPCATVLAASTAVSAALANAARNRILIKGGLHLETVGKADCFCFDKTGTITAEVPEVIEVIPRAPGQTEVQVLATAAIAEIHNEHPMAKAVLYAAKRRDIEPAPHAECEFVLGRGVTARTNGDVILVGNDRFMKEHQIPLTCFNARSDERIGQGNTVLYVAKNGKLQGMIVVANGVKPNAKAVLDWLRKDGVSSLYLVTGDTQPVAEAIAQSMSFDDYRANLLPEDKASYVERLEQGGKRVVMIGDGVNDALALSKATVGVAMGAGGAEVAIEAADIALVDSELEHLVTLRQLSHKTLRTIEQNYYLATSTNVLGVVLGAAGWLTPVMAGMLHIVHTLGILLNSSRLLNWKAPGLPQNREKENG is encoded by the coding sequence ATGACCGCCATGAATACGGGTTCGGAGAAGTTCAGGGTCAAGAGCCGCATCCCCGGACGCCTGCGCCTGAGGGTGCCGGCCATTCGGTTCTCTAAGGAGCGCGCCGACGCTCTGCAGGCCTGGCTTTCCTCGCACCCAAGTGTCGTGAGCGCTGAGGCCAGGCCCAGGAGCGCCAGCGTCATTTTGTTCTTTGATCCTCATCATATGGAAGCCAGTGTTATCCTGGATATTGTGTCCAGTGCCCTGTCTGGAGTTCTCCATGGTCCTTTGGACAGGGTCTCCTTGTCCGGGCACACCGCGTGCGGCCTGGACTGCAAGGTCTGCCATCCGATACCGAGGACCTTGAAGCGCCAGTCTCTGAAGGGGCGGTTGGTGGAAGTGGTGGCTATCACCGCCTTTGTGGGCTACACCCTCATCCGCCGGTTGCTTTTCAAATCGCCCCTGGCGCAGGGTCCTTTTTCCATTGTCGCAGGCGTCGCGCTGATCGCGGCCATTCCCCTGTTCCGACATGCCCTGGAAGATCTCAGGCAGGGAAAGGCCATGAGTCTCTTTCCCTTTCTGGCCGGCACCTGCGTCCTCGCGATTGCGATGGGGGAGGCCATGACCGCCCTGGAGGTGATCTGGATCCTGCGCGTGGGTATGCTACTGGAAGACTATGTGGCCGAGCAGTCCCGCCGGGCCATCAGCGAGATCCTCCAGGTAGCGACAAAAGACACCTATATCCTCGTGGACGGGGTGGAGGTCCAAGTCCCGGTGGATCAGGTTCAGAAGGGAGATCTCCTCATCGTTCACACCGGCGAAAAGATCCCTGTGGATGGGATAGTGGAGCGTGGAGAAGCCCTTGTGGACGAGGCCCATATCACCGGAAGGGCCGAGCCGGAGCTTCGCAGTACCGGGGACCGGGTCTTTGCCGGGACCATCGTTCAGAAAGGGGTCATTGTTGTTTCAGCGGAAAAGGTGGGGGACGATACCTATCTCTGCCGCATTCTCCACATGGTGGAAGACGCCATCGAAAACCGCGCCCCGGCTGAAAAACAGGCGGATGTTCTGGCTGGGCGTCTCTTCCGGCTCGGCGCCTTCGCCACCGTAACGACGCTCCTGCTGACCGCAGATCCCCTTCGCGCCTTCACCGTCATGCTGGTGATGGCCTGTCCCTGCGCCACGGTCCTGGCCGCATCCACGGCCGTGAGCGCAGCCCTGGCCAACGCGGCGCGCAACCGCATTCTGATCAAAGGCGGTCTGCATCTCGAGACAGTGGGCAAGGCCGACTGCTTCTGCTTTGACAAGACGGGCACCATTACGGCCGAGGTCCCCGAGGTGATCGAGGTGATTCCACGGGCGCCTGGACAGACCGAGGTCCAGGTCTTGGCCACGGCCGCCATTGCCGAGATCCACAATGAGCATCCCATGGCCAAGGCTGTGCTTTACGCGGCCAAGCGCCGGGACATTGAACCTGCACCCCATGCCGAATGTGAATTTGTCCTGGGTCGCGGCGTTACGGCCAGGACCAACGGGGACGTCATTCTGGTGGGGAACGACCGGTTCATGAAGGAGCATCAAATACCTCTAACGTGTTTCAATGCCCGATCGGATGAGCGGATTGGGCAGGGAAACACGGTCCTCTATGTGGCTAAAAACGGGAAGCTCCAGGGGATGATCGTGGTGGCCAATGGGGTAAAGCCCAATGCAAAGGCCGTTCTGGACTGGCTCCGGAAAGACGGCGTGTCATCGCTCTATCTTGTCACCGGAGACACCCAGCCGGTGGCGGAAGCGATTGCTCAGTCCATGAGTTTTGACGATTACCGCGCGAATCTGCTTCCTGAAGACAAGGCCTCTTATGTGGAGCGGCTCGAACAGGGCGGCAAACGGGTGGTGATGATCGGCGACGGCGTCAATGACGCCCTGGCCCTGTCCAAGGCCACGGTGGGCGTGGCCATGGGGGCCGGAGGGGCCGAGGTGGCCATCGAGGCGGCCGATATCGCCCTGGTGGACAGTGAACTGGAGCATCTGGTTACGCTGCGGCAACTCAGCCATAAGACCCTGAGGACCATCGAGCAGAACTACTATCTCGCGACCTCTACCAATGTTCTGGGGGTTGTCCTGGGCGCAGCAGGATGGCTGACCCCTGTCATGGCCGGCATGCTCCATATCGTGCATACATTGGGGATTCTGCTCAATTCGTCTCGACTGTTGAACTGGAAAGCGCCCGGGTTGCCCCAAAATCGCGAGAAGGAAAATGGATGA
- a CDS encoding YtxH domain-containing protein translates to MSAHHHPDYSSPGIHPGSPEAPMHQPVAYDGGVYHQAAGPGPLPYGVYGQIDGYPGVGYAAASYPQAQPYPSTTFLGLNFRDQQFWKGAVLGAAVTLLLTSETMQKGIIRGVAKMYGAVQGGIQEIKEKFEDVQAELHRESEKK, encoded by the coding sequence ATGTCAGCACATCATCATCCGGATTATTCAAGCCCCGGCATTCACCCGGGGTCACCGGAAGCACCGATGCACCAGCCTGTCGCCTATGACGGGGGTGTTTACCATCAGGCTGCAGGACCGGGGCCGCTGCCTTATGGCGTCTATGGACAAATTGACGGGTATCCGGGCGTGGGTTATGCGGCCGCAAGCTATCCCCAGGCACAGCCATACCCTTCAACCACCTTTCTTGGCCTCAATTTTCGAGACCAGCAATTCTGGAAAGGGGCCGTCCTGGGCGCCGCTGTTACCCTGCTTTTGACCAGCGAGACCATGCAAAAGGGAATCATAAGAGGCGTTGCCAAAATGTATGGGGCGGTCCAGGGCGGCATTCAGGAGATCAAGGAGAAATTTGAGGACGTTCAGGCGGAACTGCACCGGGAAAGCGAAAAGAAATAG
- a CDS encoding FeoA family protein gives MMVNLEEADPGNVLRVVRVESSHLAHDLYRIGLEPGSKLIKFPKDEIKRRSVRVACPDGNHRVLGGGMSAKIVVERPDGSKTPLSQMKPKEQGKIIALTGGPGFRDTLKTLGFSIGDTIRLMRLLPPMEYIAVVDKHKHVHLQEGIASKIWGVSEGAERQFTSAGKRKDFEVTKLLGGARARGYLENLHIGPGTNLVLIDIEPSKPIAFGPQDHLAIETMDGLRIHLGPNEARAVFVEKV, from the coding sequence ATGATGGTGAACCTTGAAGAAGCCGATCCAGGAAATGTTTTGCGGGTTGTGCGTGTTGAGAGCAGCCATCTGGCGCACGACCTGTATCGCATTGGTCTCGAGCCGGGAAGCAAACTGATCAAGTTCCCAAAGGATGAAATTAAACGGCGCTCGGTACGCGTCGCGTGTCCCGATGGAAACCATCGGGTTCTGGGCGGCGGCATGAGCGCCAAGATCGTTGTAGAGAGACCCGATGGTTCCAAGACGCCGCTGTCGCAGATGAAACCCAAGGAGCAGGGCAAGATCATTGCCCTCACCGGAGGCCCCGGGTTTCGGGATACCCTGAAAACCCTCGGTTTTTCCATCGGGGACACGATTCGTCTCATGCGTTTGCTGCCCCCCATGGAATATATTGCAGTGGTGGACAAACACAAGCACGTCCACCTTCAGGAAGGGATCGCCTCCAAGATATGGGGCGTTTCAGAGGGCGCTGAAAGGCAGTTTACGTCCGCCGGGAAACGAAAGGACTTCGAGGTCACGAAGCTCTTGGGAGGCGCCAGGGCCAGGGGCTATCTGGAAAACCTCCATATTGGCCCGGGCACAAACCTGGTTCTTATCGACATTGAGCCGAGCAAGCCCATTGCCTTCGGCCCTCAGGATCATCTCGCCATCGAGACCATGGATGGCCTCCGCATTCATCTCGGACCTAATGAAGCCAGGGCAGTCTTTGTGGAAAAAGTGTAG
- a CDS encoding magnetosome protein MamC produces MPNHFHHPHALQQSSYAAAAPSAYMAPNYYVSAGILGMVVGGSAALASNLHKVQDKEMTMREAFVDSLAKGAGAGVATAAATAVVSSVRLGSFGSFVLMLATATGVGYVLNSVGESVSEKALGAAKKK; encoded by the coding sequence ATGCCAAATCATTTCCATCACCCCCATGCGCTTCAGCAGTCTTCCTATGCCGCGGCGGCCCCATCCGCTTATATGGCCCCCAATTACTATGTATCCGCGGGCATCCTCGGGATGGTCGTAGGCGGTAGTGCAGCGCTTGCCTCAAACCTGCACAAGGTTCAGGACAAGGAAATGACGATGAGAGAGGCCTTTGTGGACAGCCTTGCCAAAGGCGCCGGCGCTGGGGTCGCCACAGCCGCCGCCACTGCCGTGGTTTCATCGGTCCGCCTGGGCTCGTTCGGGTCCTTCGTCCTGATGTTGGCCACGGCTACGGGTGTGGGCTATGTATTGAATTCTGTTGGAGAGTCTGTTTCCGAAAAGGCCTTGGGGGCCGCAAAGAAAAAATAG
- the purM gene encoding phosphoribosylformylglycinamidine cyclo-ligase, whose product MPHHSRYQESGVDLDKANKLVERIQPLARSTFHGAVITDIGGFGGLYSLDCSGLKNPVLVASTDGVGTKLKIAFWTGKHDTVGIDLVAMCVNDIVVQGARPLFFLDYLAVGKMDLDRVEAIIRGVVSGCKEANCSLIGGETAEMPGFYGEHEYDLAGFAVGIVDNPNIIDGSTIRVGNRIVGIASSGLHSNGYSLVRRVVIDELKLPPDTFLPECARTVGEELLEPTRIYVEPVLKILRQFDIAGMAHITGGGFFDNIPRILPQTCQAVIRRDSWPIPPIFRFLQEKGNISEEEMFRVFNCGIGYVLVVKEEHSEEVAGRLTGMGYPSYAIGEIVAREPGAPPIRMA is encoded by the coding sequence ATGCCCCACCATTCCCGCTACCAGGAATCAGGCGTCGATCTCGACAAGGCCAACAAACTGGTCGAGCGCATACAGCCGCTGGCCCGGAGCACCTTCCATGGTGCCGTCATCACAGATATCGGAGGATTCGGAGGCCTTTATTCCTTGGACTGTTCGGGGCTCAAGAATCCCGTCCTGGTGGCTTCCACCGACGGCGTCGGCACCAAGCTCAAGATCGCTTTCTGGACGGGAAAACACGACACGGTGGGGATCGACCTCGTAGCCATGTGCGTGAACGACATCGTCGTCCAAGGGGCGCGTCCGCTTTTTTTCCTCGACTACCTGGCGGTGGGGAAGATGGACCTGGACCGGGTGGAAGCGATCATCCGAGGCGTCGTCTCCGGCTGCAAGGAAGCCAACTGCTCGCTCATAGGAGGCGAAACGGCGGAAATGCCCGGCTTTTACGGCGAACACGAATACGACCTCGCCGGCTTCGCCGTCGGTATCGTGGACAACCCCAACATCATTGACGGATCCACCATCCGTGTAGGAAACCGGATCGTGGGGATCGCCTCGAGCGGCCTTCATTCCAACGGTTACAGCCTGGTGCGCCGCGTGGTGATCGATGAGCTGAAGCTGCCCCCCGACACCTTCCTTCCAGAATGCGCCCGTACGGTCGGCGAAGAACTGCTGGAACCCACCCGCATTTACGTGGAACCCGTACTGAAAATCCTCAGGCAGTTCGATATCGCCGGCATGGCCCACATCACCGGGGGAGGCTTTTTCGACAACATCCCACGGATTCTGCCGCAAACCTGCCAGGCCGTCATTCGCCGGGATTCCTGGCCGATTCCGCCCATTTTCCGGTTTCTCCAGGAAAAGGGGAACATCTCCGAAGAAGAAATGTTTCGCGTCTTCAACTGCGGCATCGGATACGTCCTGGTGGTCAAGGAAGAGCACTCGGAGGAAGTGGCGGGAAGGCTCACCGGCATGGGTTATCCGTCTTACGCGATTGGAGAAATCGTCGCCAGGGAACCGGGGGCTCCACCGATCCGGATGGCCTGA